CGTCGCTCGGCTTCGCGGTGACGGCGACCGTCTCGTCGTCCTGACTCACCTCGGCCGCCTCGTAGCCGGTGTAGACGTCGCAGTAGGTCTTCATCGACTCCGTCACGACCGCGCTGACATCGTCGTCCTCCCGGGGAACCAATCGGTCGCTGCGACCGACGATCGACACCTCGGTCCCGAGCGCGCCGAAGAAATAGCCCAGTTCGACACCGATGTACCCGCCGCCGACGATCACGAGCTCGTCGGGCCGGTCCTCGAGGAAGAGCGCGTCGTCGCTCGTGAGGAACTCGACGTCGTCGAGGCCCTCGATCGGCGGGACCATCGGTCGGCCGCCGACCGCGATGACGACGGTTTCGGCGCCGATCTCCCGCGTATCGGTCGATTCGTCGTTCGGTACGACCTCGACCGTTCGATCGTCGACGAACCGTCCCTCACCGCGGTAGAGGGTGACGTGCTCGCTGTCTTCCAGACTGGATTCCTGGTTCCCCGCCTTCTCGTAGACCGTGTCGTGAATCGAGGCCGTGATCTCGCCGTAGTCGACGTCGTCCACCTGTGCGGCGACGCCGAACGCTTCCGCCCCTCGAACGTCTTCGACGACGTCCGCTCGGTGGATGAGCGCCTTCGAGGGAACGCAGCCGCGAGTGATACACGCGCCGCCGAGCGGCCCGGGTTCGACGACGGCCGCCTCGAGTCCCTGCTGGGCCGCCGCGGTCGCGACTTGACTGCCCGATCCGCCGCCGAGGACGACGATGTCGTACTCCTCCATGCCGGCGTCGACCACGGACAGCCGCGTAAAATGGGAGCCTGCTATACGAATGGCGCTGCCTGCCGCCCCGATTCGCTCGACTACAGTGAGTCGTATCTACCTATAGCCAGTCGTCGCCCGGATCGTCCGACGTCGCCTCCGTGTACGTCTTGACCGCTTCAGCGAGGTTCTCGAGGGCCTCTTCGGGCGTCTGTCCCTGACTCGAGACGCCGGTCTCCTCGTCGTCGGCGATGTGCAGGCCGTGGTCGTTGACTCGCATGGTCACGTCCGCGTCCTCGAGTCCTTCGTAGTCGGAGGGGTCGACGTCTGCGTCGGAACTCATGGACACGAGTTGTCGCGCTCGAGTGAAATACGCATCGACGCCGCTCGAGTCGTTGTGATGGTGGCGACCGAGTGCGGGTCCCAATCACGGGACTAGGCCGATCCGCTAGCGGTCGAATCGGATCTATCGTGTCGGCCGTAGAAAAAGCCTTTAACGCCGCCGTCTCGTATACCCAGCAAATGGTACTCGACGATCTCGGGAGTTCTCTGCGGGGCACCCTCGACAAGCTCCGCGGGAAGTCGCGACTCAGCGAGGAAGACATCGAGGAGATCGTCAAGGAGATCCAGCGATCGCTGCTCTCCGCCGACGTCGACGTCTCGCTCGTGATGGAGC
This portion of the Natrinema salinisoli genome encodes:
- a CDS encoding dihydrolipoyl dehydrogenase, with amino-acid sequence MEEYDIVVLGGGSGSQVATAAAQQGLEAAVVEPGPLGGACITRGCVPSKALIHRADVVEDVRGAEAFGVAAQVDDVDYGEITASIHDTVYEKAGNQESSLEDSEHVTLYRGEGRFVDDRTVEVVPNDESTDTREIGAETVVIAVGGRPMVPPIEGLDDVEFLTSDDALFLEDRPDELVIVGGGYIGVELGYFFGALGTEVSIVGRSDRLVPREDDDVSAVVTESMKTYCDVYTGYEAAEVSQDDETVAVTAKPSDGDGGDGDGDGDAVELTADDLLLATGRRPNTDTLALEETAIEADEQGYVETDDTLETTVDGVWALGDILGEQPFKHTADYEARIVTRNVLDDATQAVDYGAMPHAIFTEPRVASVGRTEDDLADEGRDHETATVPYDAAPLGMILEADDGFVKAIAAPDGEILGCHVVGPQAATLIHEVVVAMDSGGGTVDDVAEPVHIHPALNEVVYATFDELSDATYSTAPDWRDVSNG
- a CDS encoding type II toxin-antitoxin system HicB family antitoxin codes for the protein MSSDADVDPSDYEGLEDADVTMRVNDHGLHIADDEETGVSSQGQTPEEALENLAEAVKTYTEATSDDPGDDWL